The proteins below come from a single Nocardioides eburneiflavus genomic window:
- the ybeY gene encoding rRNA maturation RNase YbeY → MSIEVLNESGLEVDVRRLSQLARFVMEQMRVHPQAELCIKAVDEDTIAELNGQWMEKEGPTDVLAFPMDELRPGKVNEEPEEGVLGDLVLSPAVAERQGVEAGHGREAEIDLLTVHGILHLLGYDHAEPEEHAVMFGLQGELLDAWRASSDAVSDPPPPAT, encoded by the coding sequence ATGAGCATCGAGGTCCTCAACGAGTCGGGTCTCGAGGTCGACGTACGCCGGCTGTCGCAGCTCGCGCGCTTCGTGATGGAGCAGATGCGGGTCCACCCGCAGGCCGAGCTGTGCATCAAGGCGGTCGACGAGGACACCATCGCCGAGCTCAACGGGCAGTGGATGGAGAAGGAGGGACCGACCGACGTCCTGGCCTTCCCCATGGACGAGCTCCGCCCGGGCAAGGTCAACGAGGAGCCCGAGGAGGGCGTCCTCGGTGACCTGGTGCTGTCGCCGGCGGTCGCCGAGCGGCAGGGCGTGGAGGCCGGTCACGGCCGCGAGGCCGAGATCGACCTGCTCACCGTCCACGGCATCCTCCACCTCCTCGGCTACGACCACGCCGAGCCCGAGGAGCACGCGGTGATGTTCGGGCTCCAGGGCGAGCTGCTCGACGCGTGGCGCGCCTCCTCGGACGCCGTCTCCGACCCGCCACCACCCGCCACCTGA
- the era gene encoding GTPase Era: MAEDEQHEHDEPHGRDDERDDERDDERDDERDDERDDDFDLSGVAPAGAFHEAPEGFRSGFASFVGRPNAGKSTLTNALVGQKIVITSSKPQTTRNVVRGIVHRDDAQLILVDTPGLHRPRTLLGERLNDLVRTTWAEVDVVAVCFPANEKIGPGDRFLVTELAKVRRTVRIAVATKTDLVTPEQLGRHLLDIQALGEETKTEWAEIVPVSAVSGDQVQLLADLLVGQMPEGPPLYPDGDLTDAPEEALAADLIREAALEGVRDELPHSIAVVVEEMGLREGRPDDKPLLDIVANLYVERDSQKGIMIGHKGSRLRSVGTAARKQIEALLGTPVYLDLQVKIAKDWQRDPRQLRKLGF; the protein is encoded by the coding sequence ATGGCTGAGGACGAGCAGCACGAGCACGACGAGCCCCACGGCCGCGACGACGAGCGGGACGACGAGCGGGACGACGAGCGGGACGACGAGCGGGACGACGAGCGGGACGACGACTTCGACCTGTCCGGCGTCGCCCCGGCCGGCGCCTTCCACGAGGCCCCCGAGGGCTTCCGCAGCGGGTTCGCGTCCTTCGTGGGGCGCCCCAACGCCGGCAAGTCGACCCTGACCAACGCCCTGGTCGGGCAGAAGATCGTCATCACGTCCTCCAAGCCGCAGACCACCCGCAACGTGGTGCGCGGCATCGTGCACCGCGACGACGCCCAGCTCATCCTGGTCGACACGCCCGGGCTCCACCGACCGCGGACCCTCCTCGGCGAGCGGCTCAACGACCTGGTGCGCACCACGTGGGCCGAGGTCGACGTGGTCGCCGTCTGCTTCCCGGCCAACGAGAAGATCGGCCCGGGAGACCGGTTCCTGGTCACCGAGCTCGCCAAGGTGCGGCGCACCGTACGGATCGCGGTCGCCACCAAGACCGACCTGGTCACCCCCGAGCAGCTGGGCCGGCACCTGCTGGACATCCAGGCGCTCGGGGAGGAGACGAAGACCGAGTGGGCCGAGATCGTCCCCGTGTCGGCGGTGTCCGGTGACCAGGTCCAGCTGCTGGCCGACCTGCTGGTGGGCCAGATGCCGGAGGGGCCGCCGCTCTACCCCGACGGCGACCTGACCGACGCCCCCGAGGAGGCGCTGGCCGCCGACCTCATCCGCGAGGCCGCCCTCGAGGGGGTGCGCGACGAGCTGCCGCACTCGATCGCCGTGGTGGTCGAGGAGATGGGCCTGCGCGAGGGGCGCCCCGACGACAAGCCGCTGCTGGACATCGTGGCCAACCTCTACGTCGAGCGTGACTCCCAGAAGGGCATCATGATCGGCCACAAGGGCTCGCGGCTCCGCTCGGTCGGCACCGCCGCCCGCAAGCAGATCGAGGCGCTGCTCGGCACACCGGTCTACCTCGATCTCCAGGTCAAGATCGCCAAGGACTGGCAGCGCGACCCCCGCCAGCTCCGCAAGCTGGGGTTCTAG
- a CDS encoding hemolysin family protein encodes MTADIWQLGSAALLVLLAGLFSAADAALGAFSRARAEELKAEGRPGAPRLVKLLDDPARYLNTALLMRLLCEISAIVLVATWARDAYQGSPVPTFLTTIGVMLVVSFVVIGVAPRTIGRQHDVRVALASAGPISMVTTILGPFPALLILLGNAITPGKGFSEGPFSTETELRELVDLAEASAVIESGERRMIHSVFELGDTITREVMVPRPDVVYIERHKNLRQTLSLFLRSGYSRIPVVDENLDDIVGMAYLKDLVRRDFEAPDVEFTQRVDEVMRPVHYVPDSKPVDALLTELQARRQHIAVVVDEYGGTAGLITIEDVLEEIVGEITDEYDAEEVEVERLDGGAIRVSSRYAVDDLDELVGFDVEDDDVDSVGGLMAKHLGKVPIPGSVVECHGLRLEAERATGRRNKIETVLVTVLAHEAADEVDEGSSTATPAGR; translated from the coding sequence ATGACCGCTGACATCTGGCAGCTCGGCTCGGCCGCCCTGCTGGTCCTGCTCGCGGGCCTCTTCTCGGCCGCCGACGCCGCCCTCGGGGCGTTCTCGCGCGCGCGGGCCGAGGAGCTGAAGGCCGAGGGCCGCCCCGGGGCTCCGCGCCTGGTGAAGCTGCTCGACGACCCCGCCCGCTACCTCAACACCGCGCTGCTGATGCGCCTGCTCTGCGAGATCAGCGCCATCGTCCTCGTGGCCACGTGGGCCCGCGACGCCTACCAGGGCTCACCGGTCCCGACGTTCCTCACCACGATCGGCGTGATGCTCGTGGTGTCGTTCGTCGTCATCGGCGTCGCCCCTCGCACCATCGGTCGCCAGCACGACGTCCGGGTCGCGCTCGCCTCGGCCGGTCCGATCTCGATGGTCACCACGATCCTCGGCCCCTTCCCCGCCCTGCTGATCCTGCTCGGCAACGCGATCACCCCGGGCAAGGGCTTCAGCGAGGGACCGTTCTCGACCGAGACCGAGCTGCGCGAGCTCGTCGACCTCGCCGAGGCGTCGGCCGTCATCGAGTCCGGCGAGCGCCGGATGATCCACTCGGTCTTCGAGCTCGGCGACACCATCACCCGCGAGGTGATGGTGCCCCGACCCGACGTGGTCTACATCGAGCGCCACAAGAACCTGCGCCAGACGCTGTCGCTGTTCCTGCGCAGCGGCTACTCCCGCATCCCGGTCGTCGACGAGAACCTCGACGACATCGTCGGCATGGCCTACCTGAAGGACCTCGTGCGCCGCGACTTCGAGGCGCCCGACGTGGAGTTCACCCAGCGCGTCGACGAAGTGATGCGTCCGGTCCACTACGTGCCCGACTCCAAGCCCGTCGACGCCCTGCTCACCGAGCTCCAGGCGCGTCGGCAGCACATCGCCGTCGTCGTCGACGAGTACGGCGGCACCGCCGGCCTGATCACGATCGAGGACGTGCTGGAGGAGATCGTCGGCGAGATCACCGACGAGTACGACGCCGAGGAGGTCGAGGTCGAGCGCCTCGACGGCGGCGCCATCCGCGTCTCGTCCCGGTACGCGGTCGACGACCTCGACGAGCTGGTCGGCTTCGACGTCGAGGACGACGACGTCGACAGCGTCGGCGGCCTCATGGCCAAGCACCTCGGCAAGGTCCCGATCCCCGGGTCCGTCGTGGAGTGCCACGGTCTGCGCCTGGAGGCCGAGCGCGCGACCGGCCGTCGCAACAAGATCGAGACGGTGCTGGTGACCGTGCTCGCCCACGAGGCGGCGGACGAGGTGGACGAAGGGTCCTCCACGGCCACCCCGGCCGGCCGCTGA
- a CDS encoding siderophore-interacting protein — translation MSTRAAQFQATVRRREPLSDHLVRLVLDGLGGPDGFASTGIPDEWVGLIVPGQFQSRYYTVRSYADGELTLDVVVHDVGLVTEWATRDCVGDVVTITEPKASFLPPAGAAWLLLVGDLTAMPAMARIAETHPDLPTRVLAEVPDDLAGYLPSTADVTWLTPPAPGRSALAEVVEGIDWPEGEGYFWMAGESAQMRAIRKHLMREVGLPTTHYDVMGYWRATAARQPRAVDPGPVWRAGKAAGKSDEQIWADYDAAREASDG, via the coding sequence GTGAGCACGCGCGCAGCCCAGTTCCAGGCGACCGTACGTCGCCGCGAACCGCTGTCGGACCACCTCGTCCGGCTCGTCCTCGACGGCCTCGGCGGACCTGACGGGTTCGCGTCGACCGGGATCCCGGACGAGTGGGTCGGGCTCATCGTGCCCGGCCAGTTCCAGAGTCGCTACTACACCGTCCGGTCGTACGCCGACGGCGAGCTCACCCTCGACGTGGTCGTCCACGACGTGGGTCTGGTGACCGAGTGGGCCACGCGCGACTGCGTCGGCGACGTGGTGACCATCACCGAGCCCAAGGCGTCCTTCCTGCCACCTGCCGGGGCGGCCTGGCTGCTGCTCGTCGGTGACCTCACGGCGATGCCTGCCATGGCCCGGATCGCCGAGACCCACCCCGACCTGCCCACCCGCGTGCTGGCGGAGGTGCCCGACGACCTGGCCGGCTACCTCCCCTCGACCGCCGACGTCACCTGGCTGACCCCGCCCGCGCCCGGCCGGAGCGCGCTCGCCGAGGTGGTCGAGGGCATCGACTGGCCCGAGGGCGAGGGCTACTTCTGGATGGCGGGGGAGTCCGCGCAGATGCGCGCGATCCGCAAGCACCTGATGCGCGAGGTCGGCCTGCCCACGACCCACTACGACGTCATGGGCTACTGGCGCGCCACGGCCGCCCGGCAGCCGCGCGCGGTCGACCCCGGCCCGGTCTGGCGCGCGGGCAAGGCGGCAGGGAAGAGTGACGAGCAGATCTGGGCCGACTACGACGCAGCGCGAGAGGCGAGCGATGGCTGA
- a CDS encoding septum formation family protein — MLAALAATVVLAGCTSTAEAPVDEPAPASPEPTPTTTTPLPDPGPTPALGECHALTFRQALVVVGRTAPVPCRKQHTAQTYFVGTLDLTTDAGFTRRVDSQAAQRQMRTACTRRLPRHLGRTPRELRLTMVRAVWFSPSPARAEAGADWFRCDVVAVASPRELLRLPRRTKGWGAPAMCATAAPGTRGFDRVACSRRHSWRAVATVDIPGARLPAAAAIAGRMDPVCRDVAAGSADDPLDFTWSQESPTREQWEAGQRYGICWVPA, encoded by the coding sequence GTGCTCGCGGCCCTGGCCGCCACCGTCGTGCTCGCAGGGTGCACCTCCACCGCAGAGGCCCCGGTCGACGAGCCGGCACCCGCCTCGCCCGAACCCACACCCACCACGACGACGCCCCTGCCCGACCCCGGCCCGACCCCCGCACTCGGCGAGTGCCACGCGCTGACCTTCCGCCAGGCCCTCGTGGTCGTCGGCCGCACCGCGCCGGTGCCCTGCCGCAAGCAGCACACGGCCCAGACCTACTTCGTCGGCACGCTCGACCTGACCACCGACGCGGGGTTCACGCGACGGGTCGACTCGCAGGCCGCGCAGCGCCAGATGCGTACGGCCTGCACGCGGCGGCTGCCCCGGCACCTGGGCCGTACGCCTCGCGAGCTGCGGCTGACCATGGTGCGGGCGGTGTGGTTCAGCCCCAGCCCCGCCCGCGCCGAGGCCGGCGCGGACTGGTTCCGCTGCGACGTCGTGGCGGTGGCCTCCCCACGAGAGCTGCTCCGCCTGCCCCGCCGCACGAAGGGGTGGGGGGCGCCGGCCATGTGTGCCACGGCCGCACCCGGCACGCGGGGGTTCGACCGCGTCGCCTGCAGCAGGAGGCACTCGTGGCGGGCGGTCGCGACCGTCGACATCCCCGGTGCACGCCTTCCGGCAGCGGCCGCGATCGCCGGGCGGATGGACCCCGTCTGCCGCGACGTGGCCGCCGGCAGCGCCGACGACCCGCTCGACTTCACCTGGTCGCAGGAGAGCCCGACGCGCGAGCAGTGGGAGGCCGGGCAGCGCTACGGGATCTGCTGGGTCCCGGCCTGA
- a CDS encoding class I SAM-dependent methyltransferase codes for MSSRPHSTTPAPRRMPIGDAVDRLVRGGLPLRFTAYDGSAAGPPDALVGMHLRTERGLAFLMTAPGDLGLVRAYVSGDLDLTGVHPGDPYDALVLLKDNTRFRVPAPSEALQLARGLGLARLRPPAPPPQEHLPRWRRAVEGLRHSMVRDAEVISHHYDVSNRFYELVLGPSMAYTCALYETPDATLEQAQAAKFDLVCRKLGLQPGMRLLDVGCGWGTMVRHAAREHGVRALGVTLSLEQAEWAKAAIDREGLGDLAEVRHLDYRDVMEGGFDAVSSIGLTEHIGVRKYPAYFRHLHDRLRPGGRLLNHSITRPHNRRQETGAFIDRYVFPDGELIGSGTIISAAQDQGLEVQHSENLRLHYASTLRDWNRNLVEHWDECVAEVGEGTARVWGLYIAGSRVGFERGEVELHQVLATRNHDGGRSDFPMRPDW; via the coding sequence ATGAGCTCCCGGCCCCACTCCACGACGCCCGCTCCCCGCCGGATGCCGATCGGCGACGCGGTCGACCGGCTGGTCAGGGGAGGGCTGCCGCTGCGCTTCACGGCGTACGACGGCAGCGCCGCCGGCCCGCCCGACGCACTGGTCGGCATGCACCTGCGCACCGAGCGCGGCCTCGCCTTCCTGATGACCGCCCCGGGCGACCTCGGCCTGGTCCGGGCCTACGTCAGCGGCGACCTCGACCTGACGGGGGTCCATCCCGGCGACCCGTACGACGCGCTGGTGCTGCTCAAGGACAACACCCGCTTCCGGGTGCCGGCGCCGTCGGAGGCGCTGCAGCTCGCCCGCGGGCTCGGCCTGGCGCGCCTCCGCCCGCCCGCCCCGCCCCCGCAGGAGCACCTCCCGCGGTGGCGGCGCGCCGTCGAGGGGCTGCGGCACTCGATGGTGCGCGACGCCGAGGTCATCTCGCACCACTACGACGTGTCGAACCGGTTCTACGAGCTGGTCCTCGGACCGTCCATGGCCTACACCTGTGCGCTCTACGAGACGCCCGACGCCACCCTCGAGCAGGCCCAGGCGGCCAAGTTCGACCTGGTCTGCCGCAAGCTCGGCCTGCAGCCCGGGATGCGGCTGCTCGACGTCGGGTGCGGCTGGGGCACCATGGTCCGCCACGCGGCCCGCGAGCACGGCGTACGCGCCCTCGGTGTCACGCTGTCGCTGGAGCAGGCCGAGTGGGCCAAGGCGGCCATCGACCGGGAGGGGCTCGGCGACCTCGCCGAGGTGCGGCACCTCGACTACCGCGACGTCATGGAGGGCGGGTTCGACGCGGTCAGCTCGATCGGCCTCACCGAGCACATCGGGGTCCGCAAGTACCCCGCGTACTTCCGGCACCTGCACGACCGGCTCCGTCCCGGCGGGCGGCTGCTCAACCACTCGATCACCCGGCCGCACAACCGTCGTCAGGAGACGGGGGCGTTCATCGACCGCTACGTCTTCCCCGACGGGGAGCTGATCGGGTCCGGCACCATCATCAGCGCTGCCCAGGACCAGGGCCTCGAGGTGCAGCACAGCGAGAACCTCCGCCTCCACTACGCCTCGACGCTGCGCGACTGGAACCGCAACCTCGTCGAGCACTGGGACGAGTGCGTCGCCGAGGTCGGCGAGGGGACCGCCCGCGTCTGGGGGCTCTACATCGCCGGGTCGCGGGTCGGTTTCGAGCGGGGCGAGGTCGAGCTGCACCAGGTCCTCGCGACGCGCAACCACGACGGCGGACGCTCCGACTTCCCGATGCGTCCGGACTGGTGA
- a CDS encoding class I SAM-dependent methyltransferase: MTFEVSGDAYDRFMGRYSRPLAADLADWLEVAAGQRAIDVGCGPGALTSILADRLGADHVAAVDPSTSFVEACRVRLPGVDVRLGGAESLPHDDDSFDVAAACLVVHFMADPVGGLAEMARVTSPGGWVGATVWDLAGSRAPMWPLWEAVAELQPEHPGEREFHGGSRAGLVAILEDAGLRGVEAVELPVTVTHPSFEEWWEPYLHGVGPAGDAVAALGPDGRARLEGVLRRRLGDGPFDLTAVAYAARGRA; the protein is encoded by the coding sequence GTGACCTTCGAGGTGTCGGGCGATGCCTACGACCGCTTCATGGGTCGCTACTCCCGCCCGCTCGCTGCCGACCTCGCCGACTGGCTGGAGGTCGCGGCCGGCCAGCGGGCGATCGACGTCGGCTGCGGTCCCGGTGCCCTCACCAGCATCCTCGCGGACCGGCTCGGCGCCGACCACGTCGCCGCCGTCGACCCGTCGACGTCCTTCGTCGAGGCGTGCCGCGTGCGGCTGCCGGGCGTCGACGTCCGGCTGGGAGGCGCAGAGTCGTTGCCCCACGACGACGACTCGTTCGACGTCGCCGCCGCCTGCCTGGTGGTCCACTTCATGGCCGACCCCGTCGGCGGGCTCGCCGAGATGGCGCGGGTGACCAGTCCCGGCGGCTGGGTCGGGGCGACGGTCTGGGACCTCGCCGGGTCGCGGGCGCCGATGTGGCCGCTGTGGGAGGCGGTCGCCGAGCTCCAGCCCGAGCACCCGGGGGAGCGCGAGTTCCACGGCGGGTCCCGTGCAGGCCTGGTCGCCATCCTCGAGGACGCCGGGCTGCGCGGCGTCGAGGCCGTGGAGCTGCCGGTCACCGTCACCCACCCCAGCTTCGAGGAGTGGTGGGAGCCCTACCTGCACGGCGTCGGACCCGCCGGCGACGCCGTGGCCGCCCTCGGGCCCGATGGCCGGGCGCGGCTCGAGGGTGTCCTGCGGCGTCGTCTCGGCGACGGACCGTTCGACCTGACGGCGGTGGCGTACGCCGCCCGCGGCCGCGCCTGA
- a CDS encoding flavodoxin family protein produces MPRLLVVHHSPTPSVAALTEAVVAGASDDSIEGVEVVVRPALEAGAGDVLDADAYLLGTPANFGYMSGALKHFFDTIFLEAGGALTDDGSAAAGGGGKKPYGLYVHGRYDTTGAVRSVQSIVGALPWRQAAPVLEVLGDVGEEQREAAYELGGTLAALVMG; encoded by the coding sequence ATGCCCCGACTCCTGGTGGTCCACCACTCGCCGACCCCGTCGGTGGCCGCGTTGACCGAGGCGGTCGTGGCCGGCGCCTCGGACGACTCGATCGAGGGTGTCGAGGTCGTCGTACGGCCTGCGCTGGAGGCAGGTGCGGGCGACGTGCTCGACGCGGACGCGTACCTGCTCGGCACCCCCGCCAACTTCGGCTACATGAGCGGAGCCCTCAAGCACTTCTTCGACACGATCTTCCTCGAGGCCGGGGGCGCCCTCACCGACGACGGGTCGGCCGCGGCCGGCGGAGGCGGCAAGAAGCCGTACGGGCTCTACGTGCACGGTCGCTACGACACGACGGGCGCGGTGCGGTCCGTGCAGTCGATCGTGGGCGCCCTGCCCTGGCGCCAGGCGGCACCGGTGCTCGAGGTCCTCGGCGACGTGGGCGAAGAGCAGCGCGAGGCGGCGTACGAGCTGGGCGGGACGCTCGCGGCACTGGTGATGGGATGA
- a CDS encoding FAD-binding oxidoreductase, which yields MRSPVGRERHRAGEARLKESYAALPEGAPVRLAKRTSNLFRGRAPGHAGLDVSGLGGVVEVDGDVAEVQGMCTYEHLVEVTLAQGRIPLVVPQLRTITLGGAVTGLGIESTSFRNGLPHESVIEMDVLTGSGEVVTTKPGDELFDAFPNSYGSLGYATRLRIELEPVPAYVALRHVRFHDAVSLADAVTRIVADRAWAGERVDGLDGVAFSPDELYLTLARWSDEPGPTSTSTGLGTSDYTGQQVFYRSLQQRAVDRLTMHDYLWRWDTDWFWCSRAFGAQHPLVRRVWPRRLRRSDVYWKLVALDRRLGIGDRLDRRAGRPQGERVVQDVEVPIDRLAEFLAWFDREIGMRPVWLCPLRLRRGEAGADRPWPGYPLASGTTYVNVGFWGVVNVGPDAPASPRNRAIEAEVSALGGHKSLYSEAFYEPDEFDRLYGGANLARVKARFDPDDRLTSLYDKVVHRR from the coding sequence GTGCGATCGCCCGTGGGTCGTGAGCGGCACCGTGCCGGGGAGGCGAGGCTGAAGGAGTCCTACGCCGCCCTTCCCGAGGGTGCGCCCGTACGGCTGGCCAAGCGCACCAGCAACCTGTTCCGCGGGCGCGCCCCGGGGCACGCCGGGCTCGACGTGTCGGGCCTCGGCGGGGTGGTCGAGGTCGACGGTGACGTCGCCGAGGTGCAGGGGATGTGCACCTACGAGCACCTCGTCGAGGTGACCCTCGCCCAGGGCCGGATCCCGCTCGTCGTGCCCCAGCTGAGGACCATCACCCTCGGCGGTGCCGTGACCGGTCTCGGCATCGAGTCCACCAGCTTCCGCAACGGGCTGCCGCACGAGTCGGTGATCGAGATGGACGTCCTGACCGGCTCCGGGGAGGTCGTCACCACCAAGCCGGGCGACGAGCTCTTCGACGCCTTCCCCAACTCCTACGGCTCGCTCGGCTACGCCACGCGGCTGCGCATCGAGCTCGAGCCGGTCCCGGCGTACGTCGCCCTGCGCCACGTCCGTTTCCACGACGCCGTCTCCCTCGCCGACGCGGTGACCCGGATCGTCGCGGACCGCGCCTGGGCGGGGGAGCGTGTGGACGGCCTCGACGGCGTCGCCTTCTCGCCCGACGAGCTCTACCTCACCCTCGCCCGGTGGAGCGACGAGCCCGGCCCGACGAGCACTTCCACGGGGCTCGGCACAAGCGACTACACCGGGCAGCAGGTCTTCTACCGCTCGCTCCAGCAGCGGGCGGTCGACCGGCTCACGATGCACGACTACCTGTGGCGCTGGGACACCGACTGGTTCTGGTGCTCGCGGGCGTTCGGCGCCCAGCACCCGCTCGTACGTCGGGTGTGGCCGCGCCGGCTGCGTCGCTCCGACGTCTACTGGAAGCTCGTCGCGCTCGACCGCCGGCTCGGCATCGGCGACCGCCTCGACCGGCGTGCCGGACGCCCGCAGGGCGAGCGCGTGGTGCAGGACGTCGAGGTGCCGATCGACCGGCTCGCGGAATTCCTCGCGTGGTTCGACCGGGAGATCGGCATGCGGCCGGTCTGGCTGTGCCCGCTGCGCCTGCGTCGCGGCGAGGCCGGCGCCGACCGGCCCTGGCCGGGCTACCCGCTGGCCTCCGGCACGACGTACGTCAACGTCGGCTTCTGGGGGGTCGTCAACGTCGGGCCGGACGCCCCGGCCTCGCCGCGCAACCGCGCCATCGAGGCGGAGGTCTCCGCGCTCGGCGGCCACAAGAGCCTCTACTCCGAGGCCTTCTACGAGCCCGACGAGTTCGACCGCCTCTACGGAGGGGCCAACCTCGCCCGGGTGAAGGCCCGCTTCGACCCCGACGACCGACTCACGTCCCTCTACGACAAGGTGGTGCACCGACGATGA
- a CDS encoding cytidine deaminase — translation MTDDTLSAEDAKLVTLARATRARARAAEGAAVRDLDGRTYAAASVRLEHLTLSALEVCVAMAVSSGSAGLEAAVVLTGAEPDLEAARDFAGPGVPVHLGDERGRIGRSTST, via the coding sequence ATGACCGACGACACCCTCAGTGCCGAGGACGCCAAGCTGGTGACCCTCGCCCGCGCCACCCGCGCGCGGGCCCGCGCCGCGGAGGGTGCCGCGGTGCGCGACCTCGACGGGCGCACGTACGCCGCAGCGAGCGTCCGCCTCGAGCACCTCACCCTGTCCGCGCTCGAGGTCTGCGTCGCGATGGCGGTGTCGTCCGGCTCCGCGGGCCTCGAGGCGGCCGTGGTGCTCACCGGCGCCGAGCCCGACCTCGAGGCCGCGCGTGACTTCGCCGGACCGGGCGTCCCCGTGCACCTCGGCGACGAGCGCGGGAGGATCGGCCGCTCGACCAGCACCTGA